A window from Chitinophaga filiformis encodes these proteins:
- a CDS encoding ABC transporter permease → MFRNYFILAIRHLKRNLNYATLNIIGLTLSIASCLIIFLITKNELTFDTYHRKADRTYRVTMNALDFNPSVSLAVAPAMRTAFPELESVSQYWHRSDGLVKVDNTRYMEHEYAFADGSFTNIFDYEWLSGNPHTALSAPNTAVLTESVARRYFGNQDPIGKTFQLDNNYLVTVTGIIRDLPPNTGMTFGFLVSFATIEKEMKDAMSEFYAIVGGNTFIVVPPHYDIKNIESRTQDFIRQHWGAQIAAEAKLLMQPLKEVHFDQRYIQSATSSRNTYRALIAIAIFIIVTACINFINLATAQAMKRARETSVRKVLGAHRFQLIRQFLGETSVLVLITVALGLGIAHLALPQVASWLDVRIGIEQLNQPLIYTLLAALTFVIILLAGLYPAFVQSSFQPALSLKSTTGQSSRGLTLRKSLVFVQFLVSQVLIIGTLVVAKQMDFFRNQDLGFNKEAVISFVIPNGAKREVLAQQLKDNTGIREMSFSTGAPSYNQSFGPFSCPERGITKDDVVEIKFVDENFMKMFDMKMLAGEGIIATTVKDSIPRVVVNEALIRKLGIKKMEDAIGLNIMQGQRKLEIKGVMQDFQSESKHKEKRPCILFNNPRAFNTVSVRLYPQHMPATIARIEKDWSALFPDDLFAYEFLDDHIAAMYKQEQKLYTAYRLFSGLAIIIGCLGLYGLVAFAAVQRHKEIGIRKVLGASIPDVIVLFGKEFILLIALAFLVATPLSYYLMYNWLGNFAYHISLSAGIFIVAILISVFIAAITIAHQSVKAAISSPLKSLRTE, encoded by the coding sequence ATGTTCAGGAACTATTTCATTCTCGCCATCAGGCATCTGAAGCGCAATCTTAACTATGCCACATTGAATATCATTGGGCTTACCTTAAGTATTGCCTCCTGTCTCATTATATTTCTGATCACGAAAAATGAACTGACCTTCGACACCTATCACCGCAAGGCCGACAGGACCTATCGCGTTACAATGAATGCCCTGGACTTCAACCCCAGCGTGTCCCTGGCGGTGGCGCCGGCTATGCGGACAGCCTTTCCGGAACTGGAAAGCGTTTCCCAGTACTGGCATCGTTCCGATGGTCTGGTAAAAGTGGACAACACCCGTTACATGGAGCATGAATATGCCTTTGCGGATGGTTCGTTTACGAACATCTTTGATTATGAATGGTTGTCCGGCAATCCGCACACTGCGTTGTCTGCTCCCAATACCGCCGTACTGACCGAAAGTGTGGCGCGCAGGTATTTCGGCAACCAGGACCCGATTGGCAAAACTTTCCAGCTCGACAACAACTACCTGGTGACGGTAACCGGGATTATCAGGGACCTTCCTCCGAACACAGGTATGACCTTTGGCTTCCTTGTATCCTTTGCTACCATTGAAAAGGAGATGAAGGACGCCATGAGCGAGTTCTATGCCATTGTGGGCGGCAATACATTTATCGTCGTTCCTCCTCACTATGATATTAAGAACATCGAAAGCCGTACACAGGATTTCATCAGGCAGCACTGGGGCGCCCAGATTGCGGCGGAAGCAAAGCTACTGATGCAACCACTGAAAGAGGTGCATTTCGATCAGCGCTATATACAGAGCGCCACTTCATCGCGCAATACCTACAGAGCACTGATCGCCATTGCGATCTTTATCATTGTTACTGCCTGTATCAACTTCATTAACCTGGCCACCGCACAGGCCATGAAACGTGCGAGAGAGACCAGTGTCAGAAAAGTACTGGGGGCACACCGCTTTCAACTCATACGCCAGTTCCTCGGCGAAACCAGCGTACTGGTCCTCATTACGGTGGCGCTGGGACTTGGCATCGCACACCTGGCATTACCACAGGTGGCATCCTGGTTAGACGTGCGCATCGGCATAGAGCAGTTGAATCAACCCTTGATCTATACGCTGCTGGCTGCCCTGACCTTTGTTATTATCTTACTGGCAGGTCTGTACCCTGCTTTCGTGCAATCGTCCTTTCAGCCTGCGCTCAGTCTGAAAAGCACAACCGGTCAATCATCCCGTGGCTTAACCCTTCGCAAATCACTGGTCTTCGTCCAGTTCCTGGTATCGCAGGTGCTGATCATCGGCACACTGGTAGTAGCCAAACAAATGGACTTCTTCCGGAACCAGGATCTTGGCTTCAATAAGGAAGCAGTGATTTCCTTTGTTATTCCCAACGGGGCAAAACGGGAAGTACTGGCCCAACAATTAAAGGACAATACCGGTATCAGAGAAATGTCTTTCTCCACCGGTGCACCGTCTTATAATCAAAGCTTTGGGCCTTTCTCCTGCCCGGAAAGAGGTATTACAAAAGACGACGTAGTGGAGATAAAATTCGTGGATGAAAATTTCATGAAGATGTTCGACATGAAAATGCTGGCGGGTGAAGGCATTATAGCTACAACAGTTAAAGACTCCATTCCCCGGGTAGTCGTTAACGAGGCATTGATCCGCAAACTGGGCATTAAAAAAATGGAAGATGCCATTGGCCTCAACATCATGCAGGGCCAGCGGAAACTGGAGATCAAGGGCGTCATGCAGGACTTCCAGAGTGAATCAAAACACAAGGAAAAAAGACCTTGTATCCTGTTTAACAATCCACGTGCTTTTAATACAGTTAGTGTCAGGTTGTATCCGCAGCATATGCCTGCTACCATCGCCCGCATAGAAAAAGACTGGTCAGCCCTCTTCCCTGATGATCTCTTTGCGTACGAGTTCCTGGACGATCATATAGCCGCTATGTACAAGCAGGAACAGAAACTGTATACGGCATACAGACTATTCTCCGGACTGGCCATTATCATCGGCTGCCTGGGGTTATACGGCCTGGTAGCTTTTGCCGCCGTTCAACGTCACAAAGAAATCGGGATCAGAAAAGTATTGGGTGCCTCTATTCCCGACGTCATTGTGTTGTTCGGTAAGGAATTCATACTACTGATAGCGCTGGCCTTCCTGGTAGCAACGCCGCTGTCATATTACCTGATGTACAACTGGCTGGGCAATTTTGCTTATCATATTTCGCTCAGTGCAGGCATCTTTATCGTGGCTATTCTTATTTCTGTGTTCATCGCTGCAATAACCATCGCCCATCAGTCAGTAAAAGCCGCTATATCCAGTCCGTTAAAGAGTTTGAGAACAGAGTAA
- a CDS encoding NAD(P)/FAD-dependent oxidoreductase: MTPEQTIDVLIIGAGPAGTCAALRLLALGHKVALAESEPFPRPQIGESLSPGIRNIFDYLDAAGLLTRHNYLHQLSAQVIWDTTTPQTVSAPQRGPGVMVDRGQLDKDLLDLAVERGLALYQPARFESCKQTNAGWQSQLRQDARIITVHSRFILDARGRRGNHMQNRVLTAPPTVAIWSHLPAHLMPGDTLVEATEKGWIWGSPTADEQFRTIAFIDPAELRGSNVPQVFHDLLSRTQLFQQAASRWHISELQTCTVLTYAHTSPWQANYIRLGEAAFSLDPLSSTGVEKAMRFSLQAVIAVNTILKNGHTDMAQTFYEDRMIESVSSHTHWTSGYYAQAWPGQQHAFWRERSAPFIEQSPSPTAFFLKLKDKFTPPKEKGPERLINVQQELQRLWHEQVRLSSALVFKETPCVIDEVLQLRTAIQHPNLEREMAYLDTVEISPLLSAASKDATFGSIVQEWSRLLPFEQAVRIAFFLWDKDILCTTS; encoded by the coding sequence ATGACCCCGGAACAAACAATTGACGTGCTTATCATTGGAGCTGGCCCCGCAGGTACCTGCGCTGCATTACGCCTGCTCGCCCTCGGCCACAAAGTGGCGCTGGCTGAAAGTGAACCCTTTCCCCGCCCGCAGATCGGCGAATCCCTATCACCCGGCATCAGGAACATTTTTGACTACCTGGATGCCGCCGGCCTGCTTACCCGACACAATTACCTGCACCAGCTGAGTGCACAGGTAATATGGGACACCACCACACCACAAACCGTCAGCGCCCCGCAACGCGGCCCGGGCGTGATGGTCGACAGAGGACAGCTCGACAAGGACCTGCTCGACCTGGCAGTAGAACGCGGACTGGCACTATATCAACCCGCCCGTTTTGAATCCTGCAAACAGACGAATGCCGGCTGGCAGTCGCAGCTCCGCCAGGACGCCCGCATTATCACCGTCCATAGCCGGTTTATTCTCGATGCCCGCGGTCGCAGGGGCAACCATATGCAGAACAGGGTGCTCACAGCCCCCCCTACAGTCGCAATATGGAGCCATTTACCGGCACATCTCATGCCGGGCGATACATTGGTGGAGGCAACAGAAAAAGGCTGGATCTGGGGCTCTCCTACCGCAGACGAACAATTCAGGACCATTGCCTTCATCGATCCGGCGGAGCTAAGAGGCAGTAACGTTCCCCAGGTATTCCATGACCTCCTGTCCCGGACGCAATTATTTCAGCAGGCGGCCAGCCGCTGGCACATCAGCGAGCTGCAGACATGTACGGTACTGACCTACGCGCATACCTCTCCCTGGCAGGCTAACTACATCCGCCTGGGTGAGGCCGCTTTCTCTCTCGACCCACTTTCTTCTACCGGCGTGGAAAAAGCCATGCGCTTTTCCCTTCAGGCGGTCATCGCGGTCAATACCATTCTTAAAAACGGTCATACGGACATGGCACAGACATTCTATGAAGACCGCATGATCGAATCCGTCAGCAGTCATACACACTGGACCAGCGGCTACTATGCACAGGCCTGGCCGGGACAGCAACATGCGTTCTGGAGGGAAAGATCTGCGCCCTTCATTGAACAGTCTCCTTCTCCGACGGCATTCTTTCTGAAGTTGAAGGATAAATTTACCCCGCCAAAAGAAAAAGGGCCTGAGCGCCTGATCAATGTACAACAGGAACTGCAACGCCTGTGGCATGAACAGGTCCGCCTCTCGTCAGCCCTGGTATTCAAAGAAACACCCTGCGTGATTGACGAGGTCCTGCAACTGCGCACCGCCATCCAGCACCCTAACCTGGAACGGGAAATGGCCTACCTGGACACAGTAGAGATCTCACCATTGCTGTCAGCTGCCAGCAAAGACGCCACTTTTGGCAGTATCGTACAGGAATGGAGCCGGTTATTACCATTCGAACAGGCTGTCCGTATTGCCTTCTTTTTGTGGGATAAGGACATCCTGTGTACCACAAGCTGA
- a CDS encoding radical SAM/SPASM domain-containing protein, which produces MSPAATLHSGADSLAIIAGELASHINKKSTPRSPQVHLVPTAGDTQLFVVNGSRLHNIPPAIEARMQQLLELQDEAGIAGELISLGLDMPVLINDEPLKSPKTYALSLAIAQKCNMGCTYCYADQGDFGGPTKNMTANIARQSIDLLLKDCIPGSKVQVTFLGGEPLINRKALRDATVYAFEQGRQKDVQVNFSLTTNGTLLKEDDAAFFEAYGFAVTISLDGIGNQHDQLRPLKNGAGTYQQIIEKIRPLLATQRRMQVSARVTVTPANMELAKTLQEFIDMGFHSVGFSPLLRSSSGKGEMSKDDLEQMLQGMIACGLLFEQHVIMGKRFPFLNMVNALKEIAKGTHRPYPCGAGAGYMGVSADGELSACHRFVNEPAGHMGDLLNGINPTLQNNWLASRHVHNQEPCSRCWARYLCGGGCHHEVLERGRNACDYIRGWLHYTIQAHERIARMAPHWYK; this is translated from the coding sequence ATGTCTCCTGCAGCAACACTACATAGCGGGGCTGATTCACTGGCAATAATTGCCGGTGAATTAGCCTCCCATATCAATAAAAAATCGACGCCACGATCACCGCAGGTACACCTGGTGCCTACTGCCGGCGATACCCAGTTGTTTGTTGTGAATGGCAGTCGCCTTCACAACATCCCACCCGCCATTGAAGCACGCATGCAGCAACTGCTGGAGCTACAGGATGAAGCAGGTATCGCTGGTGAGCTGATCTCCCTCGGGCTGGATATGCCCGTACTCATTAACGACGAACCACTGAAAAGTCCGAAGACATATGCGCTCTCGCTGGCTATTGCCCAGAAATGCAACATGGGCTGCACCTACTGCTATGCAGACCAGGGCGACTTTGGTGGGCCGACGAAAAACATGACGGCCAATATTGCCCGGCAATCCATAGACCTCTTACTCAAAGATTGTATACCTGGCAGCAAGGTACAGGTCACTTTCCTGGGCGGCGAACCGCTCATTAACAGGAAAGCATTGAGAGATGCCACAGTATATGCGTTTGAACAGGGCCGTCAGAAAGATGTACAGGTAAATTTCTCCCTGACCACCAATGGCACCCTGCTAAAGGAAGATGATGCAGCCTTCTTTGAAGCATACGGTTTTGCGGTCACCATCAGTCTTGATGGCATCGGCAACCAGCATGACCAGCTGCGCCCCCTGAAGAATGGCGCAGGCACCTATCAGCAGATCATTGAAAAGATCCGGCCATTGCTGGCTACCCAGCGCAGGATGCAGGTATCTGCCCGCGTAACGGTCACACCAGCTAACATGGAGCTTGCCAAGACCCTGCAGGAGTTTATAGACATGGGTTTTCATAGTGTCGGCTTTTCGCCCTTACTGCGTTCCAGCAGTGGCAAAGGTGAAATGTCCAAAGATGACCTGGAGCAGATGTTGCAGGGTATGATAGCCTGCGGCCTGCTCTTTGAGCAGCATGTCATCATGGGTAAACGCTTTCCCTTCCTCAATATGGTCAATGCATTGAAAGAAATTGCCAAAGGCACCCACAGGCCTTATCCCTGTGGCGCAGGCGCAGGCTATATGGGCGTATCCGCCGACGGTGAGCTATCAGCCTGCCATCGCTTCGTCAATGAACCGGCAGGCCATATGGGTGATCTTCTAAACGGAATAAATCCTACCTTACAGAACAACTGGTTAGCCTCAAGGCATGTACATAACCAGGAGCCCTGTAGCCGGTGCTGGGCCAGGTACCTTTGCGGAGGCGGTTGTCACCACGAGGTACTGGAAAGAGGCCGTAACGCCTGCGACTATATCCGCGGATGGCTGCACTACACCATCCAGGCCCACGAAAGGATCGCCAGAATGGCGCCCCATTGGTACAAGTAG
- a CDS encoding ferritin-like domain-containing protein, translated as MQRNFERYLGPVFKRAQLNQMRTEALKSVQFTGKGIQPMEYSTFEADEAPIVIPPEFNGKDYVSFLLCIDAEIEHGLMLQYLYAAYSLGGPQVPEEHQDDVRRIQEVILGIAKEEMGHFISVQNVLKLIGAPLHFERQDYPWDTPFYPFPFKLEPLSMGSLAKYVYAEAPPSWLESDDPVAIEIVNLVKQEVPHPNTVAALFEVLRKLINDPKVIPDDAFQAETYPFQAKFDEWGRGYQGGHRGNTMKGSLPGSPDVLVMPLASRDDAYNAITEIAEQGEAPTHAKGAQPSHFERFLDVYNKLKEINPDNTWSFSRNLAVNPEIPSNSDDPDSSPSEGQNADEEIDIITNIEAQNWGHLFNLRYRMLLNFLTHSFVLDNGFNNAGAISPRGMIINSTFGEMYNLRSIAAVMVQLPLEQDPGTIDANTKYAGPPFLVPYTLSLPAGEHNRWRAHRDLIQASAPLIQTLLSQSPERNHRYLYSLLEADAKLLQVIEELTNICSC; from the coding sequence ATGCAACGTAATTTCGAACGTTACCTTGGACCCGTATTTAAAAGAGCGCAACTCAATCAGATGCGGACAGAAGCGTTAAAGTCCGTCCAATTCACAGGGAAGGGAATCCAGCCGATGGAATACTCCACCTTTGAAGCTGATGAAGCTCCTATTGTAATCCCCCCTGAATTTAACGGCAAAGACTATGTGTCTTTTCTACTGTGCATCGACGCAGAGATAGAACATGGCCTGATGCTGCAGTACCTCTACGCTGCCTATAGTCTTGGCGGTCCACAGGTGCCGGAAGAACATCAGGATGATGTGCGCAGGATACAGGAGGTCATACTCGGTATTGCCAAAGAGGAAATGGGGCATTTCATTTCTGTTCAGAATGTATTGAAGCTGATAGGCGCTCCATTACACTTCGAAAGGCAGGACTATCCATGGGACACGCCCTTTTATCCTTTCCCCTTCAAGCTGGAGCCGCTATCCATGGGATCACTCGCAAAATATGTGTATGCTGAAGCACCTCCCAGCTGGCTGGAAAGCGACGATCCTGTCGCGATAGAAATTGTTAACCTTGTTAAACAGGAAGTCCCTCATCCCAATACAGTGGCCGCGCTGTTTGAGGTGCTCCGTAAACTGATCAATGATCCGAAAGTCATTCCGGACGACGCCTTTCAGGCAGAGACCTATCCTTTCCAGGCCAAGTTTGATGAATGGGGCCGGGGTTACCAGGGTGGCCACAGGGGTAATACCATGAAAGGATCCCTGCCGGGTAGTCCTGATGTTCTTGTCATGCCACTGGCCAGCAGAGATGACGCCTACAACGCCATTACCGAAATTGCAGAACAGGGGGAAGCCCCTACACACGCTAAAGGTGCACAGCCTTCACACTTCGAGCGTTTCCTGGATGTATATAATAAACTAAAGGAGATAAATCCGGATAACACCTGGTCTTTCTCCCGTAACCTGGCCGTCAATCCGGAGATACCCTCCAATTCGGACGATCCGGACTCATCCCCTTCTGAAGGTCAGAACGCCGATGAAGAAATCGACATCATCACCAATATAGAAGCACAGAACTGGGGGCACCTGTTCAATCTCCGCTACCGGATGCTGCTGAATTTCCTGACACATAGTTTTGTGCTGGACAATGGCTTCAACAATGCCGGCGCCATTTCTCCCCGCGGTATGATCATCAATTCCACTTTCGGTGAAATGTACAACCTGCGCAGTATTGCCGCTGTAATGGTACAACTGCCCCTGGAGCAGGATCCTGGTACGATCGACGCCAATACCAAGTATGCCGGTCCACCTTTCCTGGTACCATATACCCTGTCATTACCCGCCGGAGAGCATAACAGGTGGCGCGCGCACAGAGACCTCATACAGGCATCAGCACCGCTTATCCAGACATTGCTGAGCCAATCCCCCGAGCGCAATCACCGCTATCTCTATTCGCTGCTGGAAGCAGATGCAAAACTTCTGCAGGTAATAGAAGAGCTGACAAACATCTGCAGCTGTTAA